The Castanea sativa cultivar Marrone di Chiusa Pesio chromosome 11, ASM4071231v1 genome contains a region encoding:
- the LOC142617473 gene encoding GDSL esterase/lipase 1-like, translated as MMSLRFHFYLLVLYACIFIPTQCLGKICLQKEHAALFVFGDSLVDVGTNNYINTLSDHEANIPPYGETFFKYPTGRASNGRLIPDFLAEYANLELIPPYLHPGYHRYVDGANFASGGAGTLDETRQGLVVALNTQLKYFKKLGTLLKQRLGEKEAKKLLSKAVYLTSVGSNDYLFRFTSNSSVYSPKEYVNLVIGNFTTVIKEIYKKGGRKHVFLNLPPLGCLPLVKAIKPENANPCVEEVTLITKLHNKALPKALKKLKNELKGLKYSIADFYTFLGERIDNPSKYGFKEGKISCCGTGPYNGIYSCGGKRAVGPKYELCRNISDYVFFDAPHPSEKVYQQFTEQIWSGTPNVIRPHSLKELFNH; from the exons ATGATGAGTTTAAGGTTCCATTTCTATCTCTTGGTTTTGTACGCATGCATTTTTATCCCAACCCAATGCCTTGGTAAGATCTGCCTGCAAAAGGAACATGCTGCCTTATTCGTTTTTGGGGATTCACTAGTTGATGTTGGAACCAATAACTATATCAATACCCTTTCTGATCACGAGGCAAATATTCCACCTTATGGGGAAACCTTCTTCAAGTACCCAACTGGGAGAGCTTCAAACGGCCGTCTAATTCCAGATTTCCTTG CTGAGTATGCAAACTTGGAGCTAATTCCCCCATATCTACATCCTGGTTATCATCGGTACGTTGATGGGGCTAACTTTGCATCAGGAGGAGCTGGTACTCTCGATGAAACTCGTCAAGGATTG GTGGTAGCCCTAAATACTCAACTTAAATATTTCAAGAAGCTGGGTACTCTGTTGAAGCAAAGGCTAGGTGAAAAAGAAGCCAAGAAATTGTTGTCAAAAGCTGTTTACTTAACTAGCGTTGGAAGCAACGATTACCTTTTCCGCTTTACCTCAAACTCCAGTGTCTACTCTCCAAAAGAATATGTAAATTTGGTAATTGGTAACTTTACAACTGTGATCAAG GAAATATATAAGAAAGGAGGAAGAAAACATGTGTTTCTAAACCTGCCACCTTTGGGTTGTCTCCCGCTTGTGAAAGCAATAAAACCAGAAAACGCCAATCCATGCGTGGAGGAAGTAACATTAATTACGAAACTACACAATAAAGCACTTCCTAAAGCCCTTAAGAAGCTAAAGAATGAACTGAAAGGACTTAAATATTCAATAGCCGATTTCTACACTTTTCTTGGAGAAAGAATAGATAATCCTTCAAAATATG GTTTTAAAGAAGGGAAGATTTCATGTTGTGGAACTGGTCCATATAATGGAATTTATAGTTGCGGAGGAAAGAGAGCAGTTGGTCCTAAGTACGAATTATGTAGGAACATTAGTGATTATGTGTTCTTTGATGCTCCTCATCCTTCCGAAAAGGTCTACCAGCAATTTACAGAGCAAATTTGGAGTGGAACTCCCAATGTCATACGACCTCATAGTCTCAAAGAGTTGTTTAATCACTGA